The region TTGGTTTAGATGTTGTTGGACATGAATTTTCGCATATGGTTGTTAGTAGAAACGGTAATGGTGGTTTAGATTATGAAAACGAATCAGGCGCTATGAACGAATCGTTTGCAGATATTTTTGGAACTTCAATTGAATTCTTTGTAAACGATAATCCTAATTGGACAATTGGCGAAGGTTTATTTAAAAATAACACTACACCAAATTATTTTAGAAGTATGAGTAATCCCAATAGTGCGCCTTCGCAAATTGGATTACCTAATCAGCCTGATACATATAAAGGGACTTTTTGGCAAAAAACTACAAACAATCCAAATGGTTCTAATGATTACGGCGGTGTACACATTAACAGCGGCGTTGGAAACCATTGGTTTTATTTATTAAGCATGGGCGGACAAGGAACTAACGATATTGGAAACGTGTATTATGTAAACCCAATTACAATTAAAAAAGCCGAGAAAATAGCATATACAGCCTTAACAACTGGTTTATCACCATCGGCAACTTATTTAGATTTTTACAACGCATCACAAGCAGCAGCGGTTGCTTTATATGGTTCAAATTCTAACGAATGGGAACAAGTTGTAAACGCTTGGTACGCAGTAGGTATCGGTGCTAAAGCTGCATCAACTCCTGCATTTGAAATGCAAACAAAATTAAAAGTGTATCCAAATCCGGTTGAAAATGATTTACTTACAATAGAATCGGAAATAGAAGGAAATGTAACTGTTGAAGTTTTTGATTTAACCGGTAAAAGTATTTTAAAACCAATTACACTTCAAAATAAAACCGTAATAAATACAGCAAGTTTAAAAGCGGGAATGTATATGCTAAAATTTAATTCAAATCTAGGGTCATATACTCAAAAATTAATAATAAAATAGTAAATTTAAAGGTTAACGCATAAGTTAACCTTTTTTTATGGATTATAGTTTTATTACCGATTATTGGCAAATCGACGATTTATTTAAAGCAAGTTTATCGCTTATTGTTGGTATGCTTTTAGGTGCCGAACGAGAATTAAAAGATAAAGCAGCCGGTTTGCGTACCATTACTTTAATTTGCTTAGGTAGCACATTGTTTACCGTTTTATCTTATAAGTTAGGTTCGGGTACATCTGAAGATGCTACAAGAATAGCATCGTACATTGTAAGCGGAATAGGCTTTTTAGGTGCAGGTGTTATTTTTAAAGATGCCTTTACAGTTAATGGTTTAACAACAGCAAGTATCATATGGGTTGCTGCTGCTATTGGTATGAGTATTGGTTTTGGGCAATATTATACCGCCCTTACTTTTTTAATATTTAGCTTTTTAATTATTTATTTAGGAGGGTTAATTAATAAACGTTTTCTAGATAAAGTTGTTTTAAAGCATGTTGAAATTCAATTGGATAAGTTTTCTTATGCTGATAAATTAATCATTGAAAAAGATATGTATCAGTTTTGTAAACATATTGATGTTCGTCAAATTCAACAAAAAAATAACGTACTTATTTTAATTTACGACTGTAAAGTTTTTAAACATAAAATTAATGATTTAGAAGTTTATTTGGTAAATACTTCTAACATTCAAGGTTTTAAGATGTAAGTTATTTGTTTAAAGGGTAAATTTTATCATGTAACATTTTACAAACAGTTTCATGCCATTCGGTATTTAAAATACTTAAAACCATGGTGTCACGGCGAACCCCTGTTTTAGGGCAAACAGCGTTGCTTCGCAAAATACCATCAACCGTGCAGCCAATACTTAACAAAGCATTAATGCTTCTTAAATTTTCGGTATAGGCTCTAAACTCTACGCGTACCATATGCATTTTTTCAAAAGCAAATTCTAGTAAAAGCCATTTACAGTTTTTGTTTACACCTGTGCCTTGGTGTTCTTTGCCATACCAAGTATATCCTAATTGCAAGCGGTTACTATCTAAAAAAATATCGCAATAACGTGTAGCACCAACAAATTTTTGCTTTCGTTTATCGTAAACGGCAAAAGTGTATTCTTTTTGGTCTAATCTTTTTTGAATAGCAATACCAATGTATTTATTTAAATTTTCGGGTGTATCACATTTTACCATAGAATATTCCCAAATTTCAGGTTCGTTTAGGGTATATTCTAAAAATTCATCGTAATGTTTTGCCGA is a window of Myroides sp. JBRI-B21084 DNA encoding:
- a CDS encoding MgtC/SapB family protein: MDYSFITDYWQIDDLFKASLSLIVGMLLGAERELKDKAAGLRTITLICLGSTLFTVLSYKLGSGTSEDATRIASYIVSGIGFLGAGVIFKDAFTVNGLTTASIIWVAAAIGMSIGFGQYYTALTFLIFSFLIIYLGGLINKRFLDKVVLKHVEIQLDKFSYADKLIIEKDMYQFCKHIDVRQIQQKNNVLILIYDCKVFKHKINDLEVYLVNTSNIQGFKM
- a CDS encoding GNAT family N-acetyltransferase, translating into MINFDFNEDYILENDFVRLEPLSAKHYDEFLEYTLNEPEIWEYSMVKCDTPENLNKYIGIAIQKRLDQKEYTFAVYDKRKQKFVGATRYCDIFLDSNRLQLGYTWYGKEHQGTGVNKNCKWLLLEFAFEKMHMVRVEFRAYTENLRSINALLSIGCTVDGILRSNAVCPKTGVRRDTMVLSILNTEWHETVCKMLHDKIYPLNK